From the genome of Biomphalaria glabrata chromosome 1, xgBioGlab47.1, whole genome shotgun sequence, one region includes:
- the LOC106068808 gene encoding prostatic acid phosphatase-like: MDLLRHCWYFVLGLFLCSDYAWMSPPETLKLVSVLYRHGDRSPTTVYPLDKNKPEIAWPDGLGWLTTLGMQQQYELGQYLKKHYDGFLNKSYYNHNEILIQSSGIERCLMSAYSNLAGLFPPQGEQIWKNDLLWQPIPVHTTNDSTDNKLALGAPCPRYDQLNQQVLNSPAMKKEEQDNKDFYEMVEKNTGILKETIKDIWAVGDTLFCEKAHNLTWNDWANQPDVWDKMDKLRTLSFNLLTYTPEMARLKGGPLLKEIISNMQAATQQDNPSPKFYMYSAHDTTVAALLSVMNVFDCHAPMYRALIMVELHYIQNDYYVKISYRNDTTREPYELIPTGCQNPCRLVDFIHITKDFIPDDWDAECKIQQGVFPFDTSLSPASWIALAVGICLSLVIIVGLIALLVKLKRKHIYSQL; encoded by the exons ATGGATTTACTCAGGCATTGTTGGTATTTTGTTTTAGGACTGTTTTTATGTAGTGATTATGCGTGGATGTCTCCACCAGAAACTTTAAAATTAGTCAGTGTG ctTTATCGTCATGGTGATAGAAGCCCAACAACTGTTTATCCACTGGATAAAAATAAACCAGAAATAGCTTGGCCTGATGGTCTCGGTTGGTTAACTACA CTTGGCATGCAACAACAGTATGAGCTTGGGCAGTATTTGAAGAAACACTATGATGGCTTCTTAAACAAATCATATTATAATCACAATGAA ATTTTGATCCAATCTTCTGGCATAGAGAGATGCCTGATGTCTGCATATAGTAATCTGGCTGGCCTTTTTCCACCCCAGGGAGAACAAATTTGGAAAAATGATCTACTTTGGCAGCCCATCCCAGTCCACACCACCAATGACAGCACTGATAAT AAACTAGCCTTAGGTGCACCTTGTCCAAGGTATGACCAGCTCAATCAGCAAGTCTTGAACTCTCCAGCAATGAAGAAAGAAGAACAAGATAATAAG GATTTCtatgaaatggttgaaaagaaTACTGGAATTCTGaaagaaacaattaaagatATATGGGCTGTAGGAGATACATTGTTTTGTGAG AAAGCTCATAATTTGACTTGGAATGACTGGGCCAATCAACCTGATGTATGGGACAAGATGGACAAACTGAGAACATTAAGTTTCAATTTATTAACTTACACACCAGAGATGGCTAGGTTAAAGGGAG GCCCATTGTTGAAAGAGATAATATCAAACATGCAGGCTGCTACACAACAAGATAACCCAAGCCCTAAATTTTATATGTATTCAGCA CATGATACAACAGTTGCTGCCCTTCTTTCTGTCATGAATGTCTTTGATTGCCATGCTCCGATGTACAGGGCACTGATCATGGTGGAACTACATTATATACAGAATGACTACTATGTCAAAATATCCTATAGAAATGATACAACTAGAGAACCCTATGAACTAATTCCAACAG GTTGTCAGAATCCATGCCGCTTAGTGGATTTCATTCATATCACTAAAGATTTCATACCTGATGACTGGGATGCTGAGTGTAAAATACAACAGGGTGTCTTTCCATTTGACACATCTTTGTCTCCAG CTTCCTGGATTGCCTTAGCTGTTGGGATCTGCTTGTCTTTGGTCATTATAGTTGGACTAATTGCTCTGTTGGTCAAATTAAAAAGGAAACATATTTACTCTCAACTTTAG
- the LOC106068807 gene encoding uncharacterized protein LOC106068807, whose product MQFYSWQQSLKSQTYTAPVIQRRPVTEVCAIITDSCTISSGSLATPSLGLSAAIAASRLMGSDLKQKLQSLKGHLNDILDRSNKIQENYKLVWLMYYDDMVPAVKGIMRISPVRHCDISLEQNIKLHILMQLGIFTNYIRSQDWDEAYTGVRADLTQMKATLNKALCLLKSLVQPAYTISDIEAYVDRDYIKPMPALVDESEIVKRAFVMAELIVLSETLSTYVINETDITLKDETLSTVQC is encoded by the exons atgcagttttattcatggcaacaaagtttaaaat CCCAGACCTACACGGCTCCTGTCATTCAAAGAAGACCAGTGACAGAAGTCTGCGCTATTATCACAGACTCCTGTACGATCAGTAGTGGCTCTTTAGCTACACCATCTCTAGGCCTGAGTGCTGCTATAGCTGCGTCAAGGCTAATGGGTTCAGATCTCAAACAGAAACTTCAAAGCCTGAAAGGCCATTTGAATGATATCTTGGATAGAAGCAACAAAATTCAAGAAAATTAT AAGCTTGTATGGCTCATGTACTACGATGATATGGTGCCTGCAGTCAAAGGTATAATGAGAATCTCCCCAGTTCGTCACTGTGATATATCTCTAGAACAG aATATCAAGCTTCATATTTTAATGCAGCTGGGCATTTTTACCAACTATATCAGATCCCAGGACTGGGACGAGGCTTACACTGGAGTCAGAGCCGATCTAACTCAGATGAAAGCCACCTTGAACAAAGCTTTATGCTTGCTGAAGAGCCTAGTTCAGCCCGCTTACACCATCAGCGACATAGAGGCGTACGTTGACAGAGATTATATCAAGCCCATGCCAGCCCTTGTTGACGAGTCGGAAATTGTGAAGCGTGCCTTCGTCATGGCCGAGTTGATAGTCCTGTCCGAGACATTGAGCACGTATGTTATCAACGAGACTGACATCACATTAAAAGATGAAACACTTTCTACAGTTCAGTGTTGA